The following proteins are co-located in the Gigantopelta aegis isolate Gae_Host chromosome 5, Gae_host_genome, whole genome shotgun sequence genome:
- the LOC121372863 gene encoding cysteine-rich motor neuron 1 protein-like, translating to MAILLLSFLGLLAVAVARPNQCPPVPFYRPIDCAAMLVINECSVKLQNCPAGKTCCPGICGSRTCQLIGIKPPCPCGPKCCRRYCPNGYAMDANGCEICRCKVVY from the exons ATGGCAATATTATTGTTAAGCTTTCTGGGACTTCTTGCAGTTGCcg TTGCCCGTCCAAACCAGTGTCCTCCTGTCCCGTTCTATCGTCCGATTGATTGTGCAGCTATGCTCGTTATCAACGAATGTTCTGTCAAGTTACAAAACTGCCCTGCTG GCAAAACATGTTGTCCTGGAATATGTGGATCAAGAACTTGTCAGCTTATCGGAA TTAAACCTCCCTGTCCTTGCGGTCCGAAGTGTTGTCGTCGGTACTGTCCCAATGGATACGCCATGGATGCCAATGGGTGCGAAATATGTAGATGCAAAGTTGTTTATTAA
- the LOC121372877 gene encoding uncharacterized protein LOC121372877, translating into MSTSIMYSFVSVLVCLYVAASLNTEVCPPPIPPGIPCEDNFPFQFQFRKRKTLPPVIDCRITGCPSGELCCADYCVTRYQCISSQSRPALRCPYHFSSRCSSSSSGHFDTCASNSDCSYGYICCTVNCQKKCTLGIPTAMA; encoded by the exons ATGTCAACAAGCATTATGTATTCATTCGTCTCTGTCCTGGTTTGCCTTTATGTAGCAG CGTCCCTCAATACGGAGGTCTGCCCACCGCCCATACCTCCAGGCATCCCGTGTGAAGACAACTTCCCATTCCAGTTCCAGTTTCGTAAGAGAAAAACACTTCCTCCTGTTATAGACTGCCGCATAACGGGCTGTCCATCAG gAGAACTGTGTTGTGCTGACTACTGTGTGACCAGGTACCAGTGTATATCTTCACAAAGCAGGCCAGCTC TAAGATGTCCCTACCACTTCAGTTCTCGGTGTTCTTCGTCGTCTTCCGGCCACTTCGACACGTGTGCCAGCAATAGTGACTGCAGTTATGGGTACATATGCTGTACGGTGAACTGCCAGAAAAAATGCACGCTTGGCATACCTACTGCCATGGCATAG